A single region of the Lotus japonicus ecotype B-129 chromosome 4, LjGifu_v1.2 genome encodes:
- the LOC130710247 gene encoding sulfite exporter TauE/SafE family protein 3-like: MALKVRNKTSGALVTATWIVSWSLIMIYNVSSAKRVLEEPKSESFVLKQKQGAVVGVFDFFWKSGESSYERVWPEMKFGWRIIVGSIVGFFGAALGSVGGVGGGGIFIPMLTLIIGFDPKSSTAISKCMITGAAGSTVYYNLRLRHPTLDMPLIDYDLALLFQPMLMLGISIGVAFNVMFADWMVTVLLIILFIGTSTKALSKGLDTWKKETIMKKEAAKMLESDPGYVSEEEYKTLPSGSAEPQDEEVPLLKNIYWKELSVLAYVWVAFLIVQIIKTYSKTCSIQYWILESLQVPIAISVTLYEAICLCKGTRVIASKGKEITDWKFHKICLYCSCGIIAGMVSGLLGLGGGFILGPLFLELGIPPQVASATSTFAMVFSSSMSVVQYHLLDRFPVPYAAYFVLVATIAALTGQHVVRKIVAIFGRASIIIFILAFTIFVSAISLGGVGIENMVEKLENEGYMGFENICHQS, encoded by the exons ATGGCTTTGAAAGTTAGAAACAAGACTTCAGGAGCATTGGTAACAGCTACATGGATTGTCTCGTGGAGCCTTATCATGATCTATAATGTCAGTTCAGCAAAGAGAGTTTTGGAAGAACCAAAATCAGAAAGCTTTGTTCTGAAACAAAAACAAGGAGCTGTGGTTGGAGTGTTTGATTTCTTCTGGAAGAGTGGAGAGTCTTCCTATGAACGTGTTTGGCCT GAAATGAAGTTCGGTTGGAGAATAATAGTAGGATCAATTGTTGGATTTTTCGGAGCAGCGCTAGGTAGTGTTGGCGGGGTTGGAGGCGGAGGAATTTTTATCCCTATGCTCACTTTGATCATTGGTTTTGACCCCAAGTCTTCTACAGCCATTTCTAAGT GTATGATTACAGGAGCAGCAGGGTCAACTGTGTATTACAATCTGAGGCTTAGGCACCCAACTTTAGACATGCCACTTATAGATTATGATCTGGCTTTGCTCTTCCAGCCTATGCTAATGTTAGGAATAAGCATTGGTGTTGCGTTTAATGTCATGTTTGCTGATTGGATGGTGACGGTTTTGCTTATCATCCTATTCATTG GCACATCCACAAAAGCTTTATCCAAAGGCTTAGATACATGGAAAAAGGAAACAATTATGAAGAAG GAAGCAGCCAAGATGTTGGAATCAGATCCTGGTT ATGTTTCTGAAGAAGAGTACAAGACATTACCAAGTGGTTCAGCTGAACCACAAGATGAGGAG GTTCCTTTACTAAAGAACATTTACTGGAAAGAATTATCAGTCCTTGCATATGTCTGGGTGGCTTTTCTCATTGTTCAGATTATAAAG ACATACAGCAAAACTTGCTCCATACAGTACTGGATTCTTGAATCCTTACAG GTTCCTATTGCAATATCTGTTACACTTTATGAAGCCATATGCTTATGCAAAGGAACTAGAGTGATTGCATCAAAGGGAAAAGAAATCACAGATTGGAAGTTTCATAAGATCTGTCTTTACTGCTCCTGTGGAATAATAGCTGGTATGGTCAGTGGACTGCTTGGTCTGGGAGGTGGCTTCATTCTTGGACCATTGTTTCTGGAATTGGGAATTCCTCCTCAG GTAGCTAGTGCTACATCAACTTTTGCTATGGTTTTCTCTTCCTCCATGTCAGTGGTACAATATCACTTGCTAGATCGCTTCCCTGTGCCTTATG CTGCATACTTTGTTCTGGTCGCGACCATAGCTGCATTAACTGGCCAGCATGTGGTGAGAAAGATAGTTGCTATCTTCGGCCGAGcatccatcatcatcttcatactAGCATTCACCATTTTTGTCAGTGCAATCAGTTTAG GTGGGGTGGGAATAGAGAACATGGTTGAGAAGTTGGAAAATGAAGGGTATATGGGGTTTGAAAATATCTGCCATCAATCTTAG